In the genome of Peromyscus eremicus chromosome 1, PerEre_H2_v1, whole genome shotgun sequence, the window GCCGAGACAGATGGGAAAGGTGACCAGGGCAGGGACCTATGACAGATGCCAATGGGGCAGGTACTCCACCAGCTTACACTGGGGAATTAAACTCCTTAGATTCAAGGTCTTCATAAACACCTGGTTTAGCTGAGGCCCAGAGGGTGAAAACGATGTGTTCCAGTAGCTGAGGGAGTCAAGGGTAACGAGAGTCCAGCAGAGCGTTCTGACCCTCCCTTAGGAGGCCTGTCTCACAAGGGCTCTAGGCCCTGTCACTGTGGCTTTGGCCGGCTCAGTCGGGTTTGCAGCTCCTGCATCATGCCGGGATGAGCGAAGCCAAACCTGCAGAAGGAACAGACCCATGGGAGCTGGACCCCAATGCCCACAGCCTCCTCACCAGCCCAAGTGTAGTGCCCCTGCGCCTACCCGTGTCCCAGCACTTTTTTCCTGGCTGGCATTGGAGTCCCTTCAGGCCTTGGGGCACTTAGCTCTGAAGTTTCCTCTGGTTGAAGAGGTGACGGCTCAGGGAACAGCTCCTCTTGGGGTTGGGGACTGGGAGGGTCATACTGCTGTGGCTCAGGAGCAGAGATTCGACGTAAAGAGGGCCTTGAGCGCCGCCGTGAGGAATTCCGTGAGAGAAGCACACGACTTCGAGGGACGGAGACATCCAGGCGGGACCCAGGGAGCAGGGCCTACAGGGCAAGGGAGACAGATGACTGTGGAGAGCTGACTTCCAAATTCTGCTTGTCCCTCTCGGGGTCCTGCTGGAGTCCTCACCTCACTCCAGTCGCTGTGAGCATCCCCTGGGGCACTTGCTGTGACCCCCGCTGATTCAGAGAAGCCAGGCACAGCTAATGGGGGAATTTGGTGTGTCTGCTGGCCTGAGGTGTCCTCCAGAGCTTCTGGATCATTCTCCTGGATCTCTGTCCTCTGTGCTTCTCTCACGGCATCCTCCACGCCACGTAGCTTTTGTGTCTCTCCCTCAGAGTTGTGGGCCCTCCACTCTCTTGATAGCCCTGCCCTAGCCTCTTCTTCCAACAGCATCTGATCTCCTAGGAGCCCCTCAGTCTCCATGACGGTTATAGACCTCTCAGCTCTCCCTGCCTGGGAGCCTAAAGTCACACCATCCATTCCCCTCATCCCTTCTGCCATCACAGATGTCCCTGTTTCTGcctgctctccctctcctgtCCCACCAACTTCTTGGACGTCATAGCCAGTCACCTTCTCCTCTGCTGAGCCTTCTGAGCCAGCTTCGTGCTCACTTTGCTTCTCTGGAGCCTCTTCCGGCTCGGTGACTCCTCCAGTCTCCCCTCTGCCCTTGGAATGCCAGGCTCTCCCAAACTCCCTCTCTGGAGCCATCCCAGCTTCCCATTCTGGCCCTTCCTCGGCCCCCACAGTCCTGCTACCCAAGATAATCTCAGCAGCTGAAGAACTGGTCTGTGTGTCTTCACTGTCCTGTAGGCTCAGAGctacctcctccagcctcctcttcctGCACGCTCTGTTTGCCTCCCAAGGCGCCGCAGCCTCCCCCTCACCAGCCTTGATTTCTGTGGGCCTGGACTCCCCCACTGACtggcctgtctctgcttcttggcttCCCTCCAGCTCCTGGCTCATTGCTATGGAGGCcagtcctgcctctgctccccaccctGGGACCTCTGGCTGTTGAGACTCCTGGCCTCCTTCAGCCTGGACCTCCACTGCCTGCCCTGTTGCAATCTCTTCCTCACCTGCTTCTTCAGcgtctgcttctacctcctgggtgTTTGTGCTGTCCATATCCCTTCTCCAGCTTCCCTGGGCTTCTAGCTCAGGACCTGCAAACCCCACAGGCCTGCGATAGTCCTCCAAATGTAGCATCCCCGCTGGGCTCAGGTCTGGAGCTCTCCTGGTCTCTTCCTGAcccttctgtccttcctcaaGTTGTTCAGTCAAGGTCTGGGAACCTCTCCTCAGCTCAGGGTCCTGTCCTTCAGTGACCTCTACTCTCAATACCTCTTGTCTCATCTGAGtggcctctcttttctctcccacatACGATTCCTCAGGCCTGGCTTCTGGAGATTCTTCCAAGTCAGGCTCACCTTGAGCCTCCTTGTCCAGGGCTAGCACAGCTTCTGTGGCCCCAGAGCTCCTTTCCTCCCTGGGGGACTCTTCTGCCTGCACCTCCTCTTCCAGACTCACCCCCTTCTCTCCAGTGGCTGAGTCTTGCCTTTGCTCATCCTCAGAGCTGCCCTGTGTCTCCTGGTCCCCCACAGCCTGCCTCCCTGCTGCCTGGCCTTCAGTCATGTCTCTGGTTCTCCCGGTCCCCAGGGTCTGGGTCTGATGTCTAGCTTCAGCCTCCCTCTTCTCATCGAGCTCATCCTGCTGACCTCCTTTGCAAGCCTCTTCTAGGACCCAGACTTTCCCCGTAGCTTCTGGGATGCTGTCTTCTGGGTCTGGCCCATATTCTGCTTCCTGAAGGCCTAGGTTATCAGCCTCCTCCCTGCCTGAGGCTGTCCAGGCCTCTCTACCCAACATGGCCCAGTCCTCAGATTCTGCCTCTGGGTTTTGTGTCCCCTGTGCCTTTGCCTCCGCCATCAGGAccatcctctcttcttccttgtcAGCCCCTCTGGCCCCAAACCCCTCGGGTTCTGCATCCTTGGCCACCCCGTCCGTCTCTTTGCTGTCCTCCGCTACCTTCTGCCCATCAGTGCCAGCATTCTCCTCAGGCTCCCCGTGCCAGGCTGGCTGTGACTCCACTCCCCTGGCCATCCCTGACTCTGCTGCTCTGACCAccacctccttttcttccttctgttcacAGGTTCTCAGCGGCTCCCCACTGCTCACTTCCTGCTCACCGTGCTCCCAGATCTCCTGGGCTCTGTTACTGCTCctgtctctgtgagtcccaggccctGCCTCAGGCTTCAGCGGAGCATTTGGCTCCTGGCCCCTGGCACCCTCAGCTGCCTTCCTGGACCCAGTGTCCTGCCTTTCTGCTTGGGGCCTTGGGGAGCTGTCTGCTCTCCACCCCCAGGTCTGCTCACCAGCTAAACTTCCTTCTTGGCATCTTATGATCTCTCTAGGAGCTCCTACCCTCTCGCCCTGGTCACTTCTAAATCCCTCCAGTGCCTCCTGGGCTTCCTCCTCTATAACCTTCCCTGGCTTCTCTGCGGCCACTTCCCCGGCCTCTTCGGCTGCCTGCGGCTCCCTCTCTACCGTGGGGACTGTATCTCCTATGAGGTAGGACACAAAAGCGCTGAAGGAATCCTagaagagaggagagcagagtgaAGACATTCAGGGCAAGTCTAGCCCTTGCCCCAGGGGCACTACTCCAAACAAGCCCAGGTAAGAAATCTGGGGTTGGAAATCTGTGTAAGGGCCAACATAGGGTCTATCCTGGAGTACATGCACGCACTGGCGGGGGCGGGGGATTGAAAGCCAGGAAAGACTGGAGTCTGGCTAGGAGTCTGGCTGACTGTAGGAAAGAAGCCTGAGGAGAGGCTCTAAGGGAGCAGGAAAAGTGGAACTACAGGGAATGGCCGGAAGCCTCTGGGATCTCCCCCTCTCACCAGCGCTCCCCGCAAGGCCTGATGCAGCCCAGGGAGACGAAGCCGGAGAAAATCCATCCTGTAGGTCTCTGTGTGTCCAGAAAGCTCACAATGACCATCAGTCCCCACCCACTAATGCAAGCCAGTCCTCCCCAGCACCCAAGACACTTCCTCTTCCCTTGTCTCTCCCTGACGTATCTCCACCCCAGGCCCTGTGCACCTCCCCCATGCTCTAGGATGACTTCATGACAGGCAGGAAAATGGCTGTATAGTGTCCAGGTGACTCAGGCTCAGGTGCACATCTGGAACTAAAGGGCAGAGGATCAGGCCAGAAAGGAAAACGTGGGACAGGAGACCTCAGAAGTGGGTATGGGGGAGGGGGCATGTGGCAAGTGCAGCCAGAGTGAGTCAGGTCTTGTATTCACACCTCAGCCATTTCCGTCTCCCCCAAGCCACAGCCTTCAGCGAGAGGAAGCTAGGGTTTGCGGTTCCTGATTTATCTGGGGAGAAGCAGTCGGAGTGAGGATAACACTAGTGGAAGTTCTGGCTTCCCACTTCCATGCATGAACGCTTCTCTGAGGGGTGAAAAGCCTGGATTGGTGTCTCCAACGCCCATGTCCTCAACTGTGGTTATTCTTGTACTGTGGCCATTTGTTACTCGCAGCTTTCTGTGAGCTccttaaaaacagaaactgcagaATTTCTAGAGCCCTGCATGGGTAGTAGGATCCCCTTTCTCACTGGTTGAGTGATCTAGGAAGAACACCATAGAAGGGCATATTTCAAGCAGCAATCTTAATGACTGGTGGTTGAAAAGAGCTGGGACAAGTGGGCACAGGCTGCTAGAAGCCGTAACAGAGGAATGGGCCTGAAGAGTGGCCAAGATGCTGCCCTACCATCGAGAGGAAGGTAA includes:
- the Apobr gene encoding apolipoprotein B receptor produces the protein MDFLRLRLPGLHQALRGALDSFSAFVSYLIGDTVPTVEREPQAAEEAGEVAAEKPGKVIEEEAQEALEGFRSDQGERVGAPREIIRCQEGSLAGEQTWGWRADSSPRPQAERQDTGSRKAAEGARGQEPNAPLKPEAGPGTHRDRSSNRAQEIWEHGEQEVSSGEPLRTCEQKEEKEVVVRAAESGMARGVESQPAWHGEPEENAGTDGQKVAEDSKETDGVAKDAEPEGFGARGADKEEERMVLMAEAKAQGTQNPEAESEDWAMLGREAWTASGREEADNLGLQEAEYGPDPEDSIPEATGKVWVLEEACKGGQQDELDEKREAEARHQTQTLGTGRTRDMTEGQAAGRQAVGDQETQGSSEDEQRQDSATGEKGVSLEEEVQAEESPREERSSGATEAVLALDKEAQGEPDLEESPEARPEESYVGEKREATQMRQEVLRVEVTEGQDPELRRGSQTLTEQLEEGQKGQEETRRAPDLSPAGMLHLEDYRRPVGFAGPELEAQGSWRRDMDSTNTQEVEADAEEAGEEEIATGQAVEVQAEGGQESQQPEVPGWGAEAGLASIAMSQELEGSQEAETGQSVGESRPTEIKAGEGEAAAPWEANRACRKRRLEEVALSLQDSEDTQTSSSAAEIILGSRTVGAEEGPEWEAGMAPEREFGRAWHSKGRGETGGVTEPEEAPEKQSEHEAGSEGSAEEKVTGYDVQEVGGTGEGEQAETGTSVMAEGMRGMDGVTLGSQAGRAERSITVMETEGLLGDQMLLEEEARAGLSREWRAHNSEGETQKLRGVEDAVREAQRTEIQENDPEALEDTSGQQTHQIPPLAVPGFSESAGVTASAPGDAHSDWSEALLPGSRLDVSVPRSRVLLSRNSSRRRSRPSLRRISAPEPQQYDPPSPQPQEELFPEPSPLQPEETSELSAPRPEGTPMPARKKVLGHGFGFAHPGMMQELQTRLSRPKPQ